A single genomic interval of Armigeres subalbatus isolate Guangzhou_Male chromosome 1, GZ_Asu_2, whole genome shotgun sequence harbors:
- the LOC134205840 gene encoding vacuolar protein sorting-associated protein 4 yields the protein MAAGSTLQKAIDIVTKATEEDRNKNYEEALRLYEHGVEYFLHAIKYEAQGDKAKDSIRAKCLQYLDRAEKLKAYLKKGKKKPVKDGGSSSKESKGSKNNGDSSDSDSDDPEKKKLQSKLEGAIVVEKPHVKWSDVAGLEGAKEALKEAVILPIKFPHLFTGKRIPWKGILLFGPPGTGKSYLAKAVATEANNSTFFSVSSSDLVSKWLGESEKLVKNLFEMARDHKPSIIFIDEVDSLCSSRSDNESESARRIKTEFLVQMQGVGSDNDGILVLGATNTPWILDSAIRRRFEKRIYIPLPEEHARLVMFKLHLGNTSHCLTEENIRTLANKTEGYSGADISIVVRDALMQPVRKVQSSTHFKKITGPSPVDKETIVNDLLVPCSPGDAGAIEMTWMEVPSDKLSVPPVTMSDMLKSLSSTKPTVNEEDMKKLDKFTEDFGQEG from the exons ATGGCTGCTGGATCAACACTACAGAAGGCAATCGATATAGTCACGAAGGCCACTGAAGAAGATCGTAATAAAAACTACGAGGAAGCGTTACGCCTGTACGAGCACGGAGTGGAGTACTTTCTGCATGCCATTAAGT ACGAAGCACAGGGAGACAAGgctaaggattccatccgagcAAAATGCCTCCAATATCTGGATCGAGCTGAGAAGCTGAAGGCATATCtgaaaaaaggcaaaaagaagcCGGTGAAGGATGGAGGCAGCAGCTCGAAGGAAAGCAAAGGCAGTAAGAACAACGGTGATAGTTCGGATTCCGATTCCGATGATCCGGAGAAGAAAAAACTGCAATCGAAGTTGGAGGGTGCCATTGTAGTGGAAAAGCCGCACGTCAAGTGGTCAGACGTTGCAGGATTGGAAGGGGCAAAGGAGGCATTAAAAGAAGCTGTCATTTTGCCGATTAAGTTTCCACATTTGTTCACGGGAAAGCGAATCCCCTGGAAGGGAATTTTACTGTTTGGG CCACCCGGTACTGGTAAATCGTATCTGGCCAAAGCAGTTGCCACGGAAGCAAACAATTCAACATTTTTCTCTGTATCAAGTTCAGATTTAGTATCCAAATGGCTTGGCGAATCGGAAAAGTTAGTCAAGAATCTGTTCGAAATGGCCCGGGACCATAAACCAAGCATCATATTTATCGACGAGGTGGACTCCTTGTGTTCGTCACGATCGGACAACGAAAGTGAAAGTGCACGACGAATCAAAACGGAATTCCTCGTTCAAATGCAGGGTGTTGGTAGTGATAATGACGGCATTCTGGTCCTTGGAGCCACCAATACTCCCTGGATTTTAGACTCCGCTATACGGAGACGATTCGAGAAACGCATCTATATTCCATTGCCTGAGGAACACGCGCGTTTGGTAATGTTCAAGCTCCATCTGGGCAACACGTCTCATTGTCTTACGGAGGAAAATATTCGTACTCTGGCGAACAAGACGGAAGGCTACTCGGGGGCAGATATTTCGATTGTGGTTCGCGATGCATTGATGCAACCAGTACGAAAAGTACAATCATCGACTCACTTCAAAAAGATAACCGGACCGTCCCCCGTTGATAAGGAAACGATCGTCAACGATCTACTGGTACCCTGCAGTCCGGGTGATGCCGGAGCAATCGAAATGACTTGGATGGAGGTACCTAGCGATAAGCTGTCCGTTCCACCCGTTACGATG